In the genome of Treponema primitia ZAS-1, the window AAGCTTAATGTTTCCTTTGGAATATCAGCTGCCTTTAAGAGAGAATGTCGCGTAAAATTTATAAGAAGACCTATAAAAAGTGCCAATGTATCATCGCCACATTTTAAAGCCTTATATTTATCAAAATCATTACATGGAAATATTTCAATTTGAACATCTTTACAATGAATAATGATTATTTTTTTGCTATACAGAACAATAGCATTTGGTAATAAGTTAGCTGGAATGTGTACGTTCCGGAAATAATTCAAAACGGTTTCTACTTCCACACTGTCATAGGCAAATATTATTCCAAAATACGGATTTCTACCTGTATCTCTAGGTAATCCATTTATAGTTATTTGTACTTGTGGAGTGACAGTCCATGAATGTGTTCCTTCTCTACTAAGTATTTTCAATGATTGAATGTTTTCGATTGAGCTAATAAACTCTGCTTGGTTTAAATATGATTTGATTTCAATATTTCCATAAATAGACTCGCAAGGAAATTGTATGAAGTTTTCTATGTATGGTATTAAGTAAGAAAACATATTATCATAAACTACTAAATCAAGTTGCTTGCTAACATTACCGTTTTTATCAAAAGCTTCACCTCCAGACAATCCATAACAGGATGGCAAAAATGGGCGTATTACTTTATTCAAAATATTTTCCCTTATCGTGCCTTTACTTCCACTATGTAATATATCCTTACTTTGTTCAAAGTATGCTTCAAGTATTTTACCAGACCGTTTTAATGCATCATAATAATTCATGGTCACCACCTTTATTATTATTATGAGATTTTACATTTTTTGTCAACATAACATTCTGCGTTCAGCTGGAAAAGAGGTTAAAGAGACCGGTAACGGTTTGACATAGAATGAGACGGTATTGATGGGGAGAACGTGCTTCTGGTCTTCTGTTATATTCCTATAGAGGATTTAAGTTTTATGAGAACCAGTATTAAACAAATATCTCACTTATATATTATTTGGGGTACAGCAGTGTACGACAAACAACGACCGCCTGTATGGGCGGCCTTTATCACAGGAGGTTTATTATGGCAGCAGGTTTATTGGAGAATGACTGGATGTTCTCAGGGCGGGGAGAGGTTCCCTGGCATGGTATCGGCGCGGTGCTGGAAGGAGTGCCCACCTCCAAGGAGGCCATCAAAGCGGCTAAATTGGAGTGGACCATCAACCAGGCCCCGGTATTCGCCGCCGGCAACTGGGCACAGGCAATACCGGGCTTTGTGGCCAATGTCAGGAGCGATACCAAGGAAGTCCTCGGCATTGTTTCAGACCGGTATTGTGTGGCCCAAAACAAGGACGTGTTCGCCTTTGCGGATGCCTTAATAGGGACCGATAAGGCGAAGTGTACCTACGAGACCGCCGGTTCCCTCTGGAACGGCCGGAGGGTATTTATGCTGGTCAATATGCCCCAAGGCCGGATTGTGGGGGATGAATACCAGCCTTATCTTTGTATTTCTAATGCGCACGATGGTTCATCAGCATTACAGGTTTTCCTTACCGGGATACGAGTTGTTTGTAACAATACGCTTTCGGCTGCGCTCCATACTGCGAATCGGAAACTTTCAATCCGGCACAAGTCCTGCATGGACCAGCATAAGAAAGAGGTATTACGGACGATGGGGGCGGCTTCAAAGTATTTCCATGACCTTGAAATATTCGCATCCGAGCTGGCCGGGAAGAAGGTAAATATTGCCAAGGTCCTGGATGCGTTATTCCCCGCTTCCTCAGCAATGTCCAAAAGGCAGTTACAGTCCAACAGGGAAGTCAAGGAAACTATCAAAAACATCTTGAAGCAAAAAGAGGACCTTCGGGATTTTCGCGGGACAGCCTGGGGCGCCTACAACGCCATCGCTGATTATCGTTCAAATGCGGAACCCAAACGGAGAACCGCTACCTATGCGGATAGCAAAATGGCTACGTTTTTGGATGGGGACGCCATCATGAATCATGCACAGGAAATCATTCTGGAGCTTGCCGCATAAACCCTGCCGGGTTTCCGTACAAACGGCCGTCCATATGGGCGGCCGTATTCTTTTTCAGTAAGTTGCCCATTGAGGCGGCTTTTACATAAAGGGAGTTAAAAGATGGATGGAGAGAACAGATATCTTAACCACGGCTATAAGGACCGGGATGATTATCTGAATAACCTTGCGGATGATTACGGTGTTGATTCAGTCGCTATTAATGCCATTGCTGAAATGCTTGGACCGGATGAAGATTTTGACGGCCTAGTCAGCGAACTTGATGATTTCGATAGTTTTGGCTTGCTGGATGATTTTAGAAAAAAGGTAGTATAGACAAGAAAAATTATTAAAAATAAGGAACCGTTATGTTAAATCAAAAGTTTGCATACAACGACACCATGTTCAGCGCCTGTATCATTGACGACATCGACGTAAATGGCGATTGGGTTCAAGTTCATTATGAGTACCAAAACAAAGACAACGAAACGATTGCCAACCATTCCCGTAAGGTCAAACTGCGGTACTTGCAAAATCGGGACGATTATTCATTCCGGTTCAGATGGTGTGTATGGTATCTCTCTGATTTTACCAGAATTGGAGGATAATCTAATTTTCATCCCTATCGTTATTAGTTCTTTAGGGCGGGATATTCCCGCTCTTTTTTCATGTAATAACTCCTGATTTACTTTAGATATTATCTCTGAGCAGTAGCAATACTGCAAACCATCTGTATAGACGGTTATTTCATGAATCAGGAGACACAAAAATGAATAATCTCAATTCCGTCATCGTTGAAGGGAACTTGGTCAGGGACCCTCTTTACAAAACCACCCAAAGGGGCGTTCCGCTTTGTACCTTCTCTATCGCCTCTAACCGGTTCTTCAAAAAGGATTCAAAGCTTGAAAAGGAAATCAGCTATTTTGACGTGGAAGCATGGTCAAAATTGGCGGAGAGTTGTTTCCGTCTT includes:
- a CDS encoding DUF6602 domain-containing protein; translation: MNYYDALKRSGKILEAYFEQSKDILHSGSKGTIRENILNKVIRPFLPSCYGLSGGEAFDKNGNVSKQLDLVVYDNMFSYLIPYIENFIQFPCESIYGNIEIKSYLNQAEFISSIENIQSLKILSREGTHSWTVTPQVQITINGLPRDTGRNPYFGIIFAYDSVEVETVLNYFRNVHIPANLLPNAIVLYSKKIIIIHCKDVQIEIFPCNDFDKYKALKCGDDTLALFIGLLINFTRHSLLKAADIPKETLSLFQNLLAQNPGAETEISINRT
- a CDS encoding DUF932 domain-containing protein, whose protein sequence is MAAGLLENDWMFSGRGEVPWHGIGAVLEGVPTSKEAIKAAKLEWTINQAPVFAAGNWAQAIPGFVANVRSDTKEVLGIVSDRYCVAQNKDVFAFADALIGTDKAKCTYETAGSLWNGRRVFMLVNMPQGRIVGDEYQPYLCISNAHDGSSALQVFLTGIRVVCNNTLSAALHTANRKLSIRHKSCMDQHKKEVLRTMGAASKYFHDLEIFASELAGKKVNIAKVLDALFPASSAMSKRQLQSNREVKETIKNILKQKEDLRDFRGTAWGAYNAIADYRSNAEPKRRTATYADSKMATFLDGDAIMNHAQEIILELAA